A region of Modestobacter marinus DNA encodes the following proteins:
- a CDS encoding DUF1349 domain-containing protein, translated as MTDVVQPWGAGEWTTPPVAATEDGDDLLVTAVEGSDAWRHTSYGFVHDDAHALLAPLDGAVEVTFDADLDQQFDQAGLMLRADAETWLKSGVEFSDGAPQLGAVVTLGRSDWSVAPVPDWAGRRVTVRASRAGDAVTVRARVDDEPFRLVRVAWFPPDAEVHAGPYCCAPTRAGLVVRFRRWATGPADAALH; from the coding sequence ATGACGGACGTGGTGCAGCCCTGGGGCGCCGGCGAATGGACGACGCCGCCGGTCGCGGCCACCGAGGACGGCGACGACCTGCTGGTCACCGCGGTCGAGGGCAGCGACGCGTGGCGGCACACCAGCTACGGGTTCGTGCACGACGACGCGCACGCCCTGCTCGCGCCGCTCGACGGTGCGGTCGAGGTGACCTTCGACGCCGACCTCGACCAGCAGTTCGACCAGGCGGGGCTGATGCTGCGGGCCGACGCGGAGACCTGGCTGAAGAGCGGCGTCGAGTTCTCCGACGGCGCCCCGCAGCTGGGCGCGGTGGTCACCCTCGGCCGCTCCGACTGGTCGGTGGCGCCGGTGCCGGACTGGGCCGGCCGCCGGGTGACCGTGCGGGCCAGCCGGGCAGGGGACGCCGTCACCGTCCGGGCCCGGGTGGACGACGAGCCGTTCCGGCTGGTCCGGGTGGCCTGGTTCCCGCCGGACGCCGAGGTGCACGCCGGCCCCTACTGCTGCGCGCCCACCCGGGCCGGCCTCGTCGTCCGCTTCCGTCGCTGGGCCACCGGCCCGGCCGACGCCGCCCTGCACTGA
- a CDS encoding glycoside hydrolase family 3 C-terminal domain-containing protein, producing MTPTTPLDPTALPLEQKAALLSGQDFWSTPPVEAAGLPSVVLTDGPHGVRRQVGDLDQIGLLESVPATCFPPAVAVGSSWDPEVAERIGAAIGVEARAIGVPVVLGPGVNIKRSPLCGRNFEYYSEDPLLAGVLGAAHVRGQQDAGVGASVKHFAANNQETQRMQVSADVDERTLREIYLPAFERVVTEAQPATVMCAYNKVNGVYASQNRWLLTEVLREEWGFAGAVVSDWGAVDDRVAALEAGLDLQMPGDHGAGNALVVDAVRTGRLDEAVVDRSVARVAALAGYVTEPAHAADVAAFDADAHHALARELAAGCAVLLKNDGGALPLAAGQRVAVVGEFARTPRFQGGGSSHVNATRVDDALTALTAAHPGVAFAAGFTLDGSGDVAALRDEAVELARDADVTVVFAGLAESDESEGFDRTHLDLPAAQVQLIRAVAAVAPRTVVVLSSGSVVSLEGWHDDVDAVLAGFLLGQAGGSALADLLTGAADPSGRLAETIPLRLQDTPSWLNFPGEQGHVRYGEGVMVGYRHHVTTGTPVRYPFGHGLSYTTFETSDLQVTATGADSAEVAVTVTNTGGRTGRHVVQVYVATSAGPVRRPARELRAFGKVSLAPGESRTVTFALDRRAFAYWDVRESGWVVAPGEHTVQVGRSAADVVAEASLTLAGDEIVPELTLQSSVAEWFEHPVAGPQLLEGFLATMPEGAAEMHAGMLQMIGSMPMRRFAADFGAAIPTDELERLMAAARAAR from the coding sequence GTGACCCCCACCACCCCGCTCGACCCGACCGCGCTGCCGCTCGAGCAGAAGGCGGCGCTCCTCTCCGGCCAGGACTTCTGGTCCACCCCGCCCGTCGAGGCCGCCGGCCTCCCGTCGGTGGTGCTCACCGACGGCCCGCACGGCGTCCGCCGCCAGGTGGGCGACCTGGACCAGATCGGGCTGCTGGAGAGCGTGCCGGCCACCTGCTTCCCGCCGGCGGTCGCGGTCGGCTCCAGCTGGGACCCGGAGGTGGCCGAGCGGATCGGTGCGGCGATCGGGGTCGAGGCGCGCGCGATCGGCGTCCCCGTCGTCCTCGGGCCCGGGGTGAACATCAAGCGGTCACCACTGTGCGGGCGCAACTTCGAGTACTACTCCGAGGACCCGCTGCTGGCCGGGGTGCTGGGCGCCGCGCACGTCCGCGGCCAGCAGGACGCGGGCGTCGGGGCCTCGGTGAAGCACTTCGCGGCCAACAACCAGGAGACCCAGCGCATGCAGGTCAGCGCCGACGTCGACGAGCGCACGCTGCGCGAGATCTACCTGCCGGCGTTCGAGCGGGTGGTCACCGAGGCGCAGCCGGCGACGGTGATGTGCGCCTACAACAAGGTGAACGGCGTCTACGCCTCCCAGAACCGCTGGCTGCTCACCGAGGTGCTGCGCGAGGAGTGGGGCTTCGCCGGCGCCGTCGTCTCCGACTGGGGCGCGGTCGACGACCGGGTCGCCGCCCTGGAGGCGGGGCTGGACCTGCAGATGCCCGGTGACCACGGTGCCGGCAACGCCCTCGTCGTGGACGCCGTCCGCACCGGGCGGCTGGACGAGGCCGTCGTCGACCGCAGCGTTGCCCGGGTGGCGGCGCTGGCCGGGTACGTCACCGAGCCGGCCCATGCCGCCGACGTCGCTGCCTTCGACGCCGACGCCCACCACGCGCTGGCCCGCGAGCTGGCGGCCGGCTGTGCGGTGCTGCTGAAGAACGACGGCGGCGCGCTGCCCCTGGCCGCCGGGCAGCGGGTCGCGGTCGTCGGCGAGTTCGCCCGGACCCCGCGTTTCCAGGGCGGCGGCAGCTCGCACGTCAACGCCACCCGGGTCGACGACGCGCTCACCGCGCTCACCGCCGCCCACCCCGGCGTCGCCTTCGCGGCCGGGTTCACCCTCGACGGCTCCGGGGACGTCGCCGCGCTGCGGGACGAGGCGGTCGAGCTGGCCCGGGACGCCGATGTCACCGTGGTGTTCGCCGGGCTGGCCGAGAGCGACGAGTCCGAGGGCTTCGACCGCACCCACCTGGACCTCCCGGCGGCCCAGGTGCAGCTGATCCGCGCCGTGGCCGCGGTCGCCCCGCGGACGGTCGTGGTCCTCTCCTCCGGGAGCGTGGTCTCCCTGGAGGGCTGGCACGACGACGTCGACGCGGTGCTCGCCGGGTTCCTGCTCGGCCAGGCCGGCGGCAGCGCGCTGGCCGACCTGCTCACCGGTGCTGCCGACCCGTCGGGACGGCTGGCCGAGACCATCCCCCTGCGCCTGCAGGACACCCCCAGCTGGCTGAACTTCCCGGGGGAGCAGGGGCACGTCCGCTACGGGGAGGGCGTGATGGTCGGCTACCGGCACCACGTGACGACCGGCACCCCGGTGCGCTACCCGTTCGGTCACGGGCTGAGCTACACGACGTTCGAGACGAGCGACCTGCAGGTCACGGCCACCGGCGCGGACAGCGCGGAGGTCGCCGTCACGGTGACCAACACCGGCGGACGCACCGGCCGGCACGTCGTCCAGGTGTACGTGGCGACCAGCGCCGGACCGGTCCGGCGGCCCGCCCGCGAGCTGCGCGCCTTCGGCAAGGTGTCGTTGGCGCCGGGGGAGTCCCGGACGGTGACGTTCGCGCTGGACCGCCGGGCGTTCGCCTACTGGGACGTGCGCGAGTCCGGCTGGGTGGTGGCGCCGGGGGAGCACACCGTCCAGGTCGGCCGCAGCGCCGCCGACGTGGTGGCCGAGGCGAGCCTGACGCTGGCCGGCGACGAGATCGTCCCGGAGCTCACCCTGCAGTCCTCGGTCGCCGAGTGGTTCGAGCACCCGGTGGCCGGGCCGCAGCTGCTCGAGGGGTTCCTGGCGACCATGCCGGAGGGCGCTGCGGAGATGCACGCCGGGATGCTGCAGATGATCGGGTCCATGCCGATGCGCCGGTTCGCGGCCGACTTCGGCGCGGCGATCCCCACCGACGAGCTGGAACGGCTCATGGCGGCCGCGCGGGCCGCCCGGTGA
- a CDS encoding SGNH/GDSL hydrolase family protein — MTRYVALGSSFAAGPGIEPILDPGCARSGGNYPHLVAERLGYDLVDVTSGGATIDDVLTRPQALLAGGTVPPQVDAVGPDADLVTVTVGGNDVEYLLTLLRCSSRADPEGTPLPARAFFGTPIDPAAVHAALAVLPGRLAGLVGEVRRRAPRARVVLVDYLTVVPDRATPAFPMSEEHRLLCADVGRRLEAATAAAARDSGAELVAASAVSRDHAVGSADPWVTGWVFGDLLGGGVAPYHPNAAGMRAVADLLTDRLTAAPVS, encoded by the coding sequence GTGACCCGCTACGTCGCGCTCGGCAGCTCGTTCGCCGCCGGCCCGGGCATCGAGCCGATCCTGGACCCCGGGTGCGCCCGCTCGGGTGGCAACTACCCGCACCTGGTCGCCGAGCGCCTCGGGTACGACCTGGTCGACGTCACCTCGGGCGGGGCGACGATCGACGACGTCCTCACCCGGCCGCAGGCGCTGCTGGCCGGCGGCACCGTGCCGCCGCAGGTCGACGCGGTCGGCCCGGACGCCGACCTGGTGACCGTGACCGTCGGCGGCAACGACGTCGAGTACCTGCTCACCCTGCTGCGCTGCTCGTCCCGGGCCGACCCGGAGGGCACCCCGCTGCCGGCCCGGGCGTTCTTCGGCACCCCGATCGACCCGGCCGCGGTGCACGCCGCGCTGGCCGTGCTGCCGGGCCGGCTGGCGGGGCTGGTCGGCGAGGTCCGCCGCCGGGCACCGCGGGCCCGGGTGGTGCTGGTCGACTACCTGACCGTGGTGCCGGACCGGGCCACCCCCGCCTTCCCGATGAGCGAGGAGCACCGCCTGCTCTGCGCCGACGTCGGCCGGCGGCTGGAGGCGGCCACCGCCGCCGCTGCGCGGGACAGCGGCGCCGAGCTGGTGGCGGCCTCGGCCGTCTCCCGGGACCACGCCGTCGGCTCGGCGGACCCGTGGGTCACCGGCTGGGTCTTCGGTGACCTGCTCGGCGGCGGGGTGGCGCCCTACCACCCGAACGCCGCCGGGATGCGCGCCGTCGCCGACCTGCTGACCGACCGGCTCACCGCCGCACCCGTGTCCTGA
- a CDS encoding zinc-dependent alcohol dehydrogenase family protein — MRGAVLHAPGDVRVEQLDDPRVLEPTDAVVRASATCVCGSDLWSYRGINEVTEPTPIGHEYCGIVEEVGADVTAVRPGQFVIVPFIASDGTCANCRAGYQSACVHRVGIGGAQAELLRVPHADGTLVATPEVPAPELLPSLLTLSDVMATGWFAAVAAGVQPGMTVAVVGDGAVGLLGVLSAQQLGAERIIAMSRHEPRQRLATGFGATDIVTERGDEGVARIRDLTNGVGADAVLECVGTGESMDQAIRSTRPGGGVGFVGVPHGVEITGRQLFSTMVRLHGGPAPVRRFLPDLIDRVWSGAIDPGRVFDLQLPLDQAAEGYRAMDERRAVKALLTP, encoded by the coding sequence ATGCGCGGAGCCGTCCTGCACGCCCCCGGCGACGTCCGCGTCGAGCAGCTCGACGACCCCCGGGTCCTCGAGCCCACCGACGCCGTCGTCCGGGCCTCCGCCACCTGCGTCTGCGGCTCGGACCTCTGGTCCTACCGGGGCATCAACGAGGTCACCGAGCCGACGCCGATCGGCCACGAGTACTGCGGGATCGTGGAGGAGGTCGGTGCCGACGTCACCGCGGTCCGGCCGGGCCAGTTCGTCATCGTCCCGTTCATCGCCTCCGACGGCACCTGTGCGAACTGCCGGGCCGGCTACCAGAGCGCCTGCGTGCACCGGGTCGGCATCGGCGGCGCCCAGGCCGAGCTGCTGCGGGTGCCGCACGCCGACGGCACCCTGGTCGCCACCCCGGAGGTCCCGGCGCCGGAGCTGCTGCCCAGCCTGCTCACCCTCTCCGACGTCATGGCCACCGGCTGGTTCGCCGCGGTGGCCGCCGGCGTGCAGCCGGGGATGACCGTCGCGGTCGTGGGGGACGGCGCCGTCGGCCTGCTCGGGGTGCTCTCCGCCCAGCAGCTGGGGGCCGAGCGGATCATCGCGATGAGCCGCCACGAGCCCCGGCAGCGGCTGGCCACCGGCTTCGGCGCCACCGACATCGTGACCGAGCGCGGGGACGAGGGCGTCGCGCGCATCCGGGACCTCACGAACGGGGTGGGCGCCGACGCCGTCCTGGAGTGCGTGGGCACCGGCGAGTCGATGGACCAGGCGATCCGCTCCACCCGCCCCGGCGGTGGGGTCGGCTTCGTCGGCGTCCCGCACGGCGTGGAGATCACCGGCCGGCAGCTGTTCTCCACGATGGTGCGGCTGCACGGCGGCCCGGCGCCGGTGCGCCGCTTCCTGCCCGACCTCATCGACCGGGTCTGGTCCGGGGCGATCGACCCGGGCCGGGTGTTCGACCTGCAGCTGCCGCTGGACCAGGCGGCCGAGGGCTACCGCGCGATGGACGAGCGGCGCGCGGTCAAGGCGCTGCTGACGCCCTGA
- a CDS encoding MDR family MFS transporter — protein sequence MSSAPAAAPPIVLTRRRINTIFGALLAGMLMAALDQTIVSTAMPTIVGELGGVSHMAWMTTAYLLATTLVMPVYGKFGDLFGRRTLFLVAIGLFTVASLGAALAPDFGWLVFWRGVQGLGGGGLMILSQAIIADIVPARERAKYMGPIGALFGLSAVAGPLVGGFFTDSAALGWRWCFWVNVPIGLAAFAVGWAALSLPRKRNTTPLDLAGILTLSAATTSLVLASDIGGSEGWGSWQVLALLAVLAASVAAFVVVERRAVEPIVPLSLFRNPTFVVATALGMAVGLGMFSAIAFMPTYLQMSSGLSAANSGLLMLPMTAGIILTIQSSAAVIMRTGRYKVFTVAGVALILAAMVWMTTLAGDTALWTVGAMFFLLGAGLGLIMQNVVLAAQNAVPAAQIGTATSTNNYFREVGAVLGVAVFGTLFTSRLGDRLGEALAGNPEQAVQAGITSPDTLVPTAVEAAGEPLRTAIVDAYADALAPVFWYLVPILVLALLLALALREVPLSDVAGMVARGEAVSSEDELAALRAEPGVEQPVLVEPVGDDRDEDAPVRT from the coding sequence ATGTCCAGCGCGCCCGCTGCCGCGCCGCCCATCGTCCTGACCCGCCGGCGGATCAACACCATCTTCGGCGCGCTGCTCGCCGGCATGCTGATGGCCGCCCTGGACCAGACCATCGTGTCCACCGCGATGCCGACGATCGTCGGTGAGCTCGGCGGTGTCTCGCACATGGCCTGGATGACCACCGCCTACCTGCTGGCGACCACCCTGGTCATGCCCGTCTACGGCAAGTTCGGCGACCTGTTCGGCCGCCGCACGCTGTTCCTGGTGGCCATCGGGCTGTTCACCGTCGCGAGCCTGGGGGCCGCGCTGGCGCCGGACTTCGGCTGGCTGGTGTTCTGGCGCGGCGTGCAGGGCCTCGGCGGCGGCGGGCTGATGATCCTGTCCCAGGCGATCATCGCCGACATCGTCCCGGCCCGGGAGCGGGCGAAGTACATGGGCCCGATCGGCGCGCTGTTCGGGCTGTCCGCCGTGGCCGGGCCGCTGGTCGGCGGGTTCTTCACCGACAGCGCGGCCCTCGGCTGGCGCTGGTGCTTCTGGGTCAACGTGCCGATCGGGCTGGCCGCCTTCGCCGTCGGCTGGGCCGCACTCTCCCTGCCGCGCAAGCGGAACACCACGCCGCTGGACCTCGCCGGCATCCTCACCCTGTCGGCTGCCACCACGTCGCTGGTGCTGGCCAGCGACATCGGCGGCAGCGAGGGCTGGGGCTCCTGGCAGGTGCTGGCGCTGCTGGCCGTGCTCGCCGCCTCGGTCGCCGCCTTCGTGGTGGTGGAGCGGCGGGCGGTGGAGCCGATCGTCCCGCTGTCCCTGTTCCGCAACCCGACCTTCGTGGTGGCCACCGCGCTGGGCATGGCGGTCGGCCTGGGCATGTTCTCCGCGATCGCCTTCATGCCCACCTACCTGCAGATGAGCTCGGGCCTCTCGGCGGCGAACTCGGGCCTGCTGATGCTGCCGATGACCGCCGGGATCATCCTGACCATCCAGAGCTCGGCCGCGGTCATCATGCGCACCGGCCGCTACAAGGTGTTCACCGTCGCCGGGGTCGCGCTGATCCTGGCGGCGATGGTCTGGATGACCACGCTGGCCGGGGACACCGCACTGTGGACCGTCGGCGCGATGTTCTTCCTGCTCGGCGCCGGCCTCGGATTGATCATGCAGAACGTCGTGCTGGCCGCGCAGAACGCCGTCCCGGCCGCGCAGATCGGCACCGCGACCTCGACGAACAACTACTTCCGCGAGGTCGGCGCCGTCCTGGGCGTCGCCGTCTTCGGCACGCTGTTCACCTCCCGGCTGGGCGACCGGCTCGGCGAGGCGCTGGCCGGGAACCCCGAGCAGGCGGTGCAGGCCGGGATCACCTCGCCGGACACCCTGGTGCCGACGGCGGTCGAGGCCGCCGGTGAGCCGCTGCGCACCGCGATCGTGGACGCCTACGCCGACGCCCTGGCGCCGGTGTTCTGGTACCTGGTGCCGATCCTGGTCCTCGCGCTGCTGCTGGCCCTGGCGCTGCGGGAGGTGCCGCTGTCCGACGTCGCCGGCATGGTCGCCCGCGGCGAGGCGGTGTCCTCGGAGGACGAGCTCGCCGCGCTGCGGGCGGAGCCGGGCGTCGAGCAGCCGGTGCTGGTCGAGCCGGTCGGCGACGACCGGGACGAGGACGCGCCCGTCCGGACCTGA
- a CDS encoding TetR family transcriptional regulator, whose protein sequence is MTTGLRERKKQATRVALHEAALRLVAERGLDRVSVDEIAAAADVSPRTFFNYFPSKDEAVIGLDPEHSLRLAEALSTRPADETPIQALRAVQAATAERMAAETELWPLRLQVVEAHPVLAARLTATFAQSERELAEWLAARTGTRADLDVQPTLLAAVQGSVMRTALHRWSAGGYTASLPALVDEGWDQVEAGFPAPHR, encoded by the coding sequence GTGACCACCGGGCTGCGCGAGCGCAAGAAGCAGGCCACCCGGGTGGCGCTGCACGAGGCGGCGCTGCGGCTGGTCGCCGAGCGCGGGCTGGACCGGGTGTCGGTCGACGAGATCGCCGCCGCGGCCGACGTCTCCCCCCGCACGTTCTTCAACTACTTCCCGTCCAAGGACGAGGCGGTCATCGGGCTGGACCCGGAGCACTCGCTCCGGCTGGCCGAGGCCCTGTCGACCAGGCCGGCCGACGAGACCCCGATCCAGGCGCTGCGGGCCGTGCAGGCCGCCACGGCCGAGCGGATGGCCGCCGAGACGGAGCTGTGGCCGCTGCGGCTCCAGGTCGTCGAGGCCCACCCGGTGCTGGCCGCCCGGCTCACCGCGACCTTCGCCCAGAGCGAGCGCGAGCTGGCCGAGTGGCTCGCCGCCCGTACCGGCACCCGGGCCGACCTCGACGTCCAGCCCACCCTGCTCGCCGCCGTCCAGGGCTCGGTGATGCGCACGGCGCTGCACCGCTGGAGCGCCGGCGGCTACACCGCATCCCTGCCCGCCCTCGTCGACGAGGGCTGGGACCAGGTCGAGGCGGGCTTCCCCGCTCCGCACCGCTGA
- a CDS encoding SDR family oxidoreductase translates to MTDIESPPIAVTGSTGRLGGRVARLLADAGVRQRLLVRDPARAPQLPGTTVAVAPYADRRAVREALTGVGTVLMVSGSESADRVEQHRSFLDAAADAGVGHLVYVSFLGAAPDATFLLARDHWATEEHARTLGLPATFLRDGLYADDMPGLVGEDGVIRGPAGDGRASVVALDDIAAVAATVLRDPAPHAGAAYDLTGPAALTLPEVAETITAVTGRPVRYQAETVEEAYASRVQFDAPDWLVAAWVSTYTAIAAGEMAPVSSDVPDLLGRPATPLAEVLRRGGTTAG, encoded by the coding sequence GTGACCGACATCGAGAGCCCGCCCATCGCCGTCACCGGGTCGACCGGGCGGCTCGGCGGCCGGGTCGCCCGGCTGCTCGCAGACGCCGGGGTGCGCCAGCGGCTGCTGGTCCGGGACCCGGCGCGCGCCCCGCAGCTGCCCGGTACGACCGTGGCGGTCGCGCCCTACGCCGACCGGCGCGCCGTCCGCGAGGCGCTGACCGGCGTCGGCACGGTGCTGATGGTCTCCGGCAGCGAGTCCGCCGACCGGGTCGAGCAGCACCGCAGCTTCCTCGACGCGGCCGCGGACGCCGGGGTCGGGCACCTGGTCTACGTCTCCTTCCTCGGCGCCGCGCCGGACGCGACGTTCCTCCTGGCCCGCGACCACTGGGCCACCGAGGAGCACGCCCGGACCCTGGGCCTGCCGGCCACGTTCCTCCGCGACGGGCTCTACGCCGACGACATGCCGGGGCTGGTCGGCGAGGACGGCGTGATCCGCGGCCCGGCCGGCGACGGCCGGGCGTCGGTGGTGGCGCTGGACGACATCGCCGCCGTCGCCGCGACCGTGCTGCGCGACCCGGCGCCCCACGCCGGGGCTGCCTACGACCTCACCGGGCCGGCGGCGCTGACCCTTCCCGAGGTCGCCGAGACGATCACCGCCGTGACCGGCCGGCCCGTGCGGTACCAGGCGGAGACGGTCGAGGAGGCGTACGCCTCCCGGGTGCAGTTCGACGCACCCGACTGGCTCGTGGCCGCCTGGGTCTCCACGTACACGGCGATCGCCGCCGGGGAGATGGCGCCGGTCAGCAGCGACGTCCCGGACCTGCTCGGCCGCCCGGCCACCCCGCTGGCCGAGGTGCTGCGGCGGGGTGGGACCACGGCAGGATGA
- a CDS encoding pyridoxal phosphate-dependent aminotransferase encodes MTSAPHLASRLQGFGTTVFAEMSALAVATGAINLGQGFPDEPGPAEVLDVARAAIGTAHDQYPPGPGQPDLRAAIAEHQQRFHGLAYDPADEVLVTAGATEALTAALLGLLEPGDEVVLFEPMYDSYAAAVAMAGGVLRPVPLRPPPAVAGEVATGRWTFDEAELRAAVTPRARLLLLNTPHNPTGKVFTRAELAVLAEVAGAADLLVLTDEVYEHLVFDGAEHVSIATLPGMRERTLVVSSGGKTFSTTGWKTGWICGPASLVAAARTAKQYLTFVNGGPFQPAIAAGLRLPDSYFTRVAADLQRRRDLLVAGLAEAGLPVVSPEATYFATVDVRPRQPDGDGIAFCRTLPGRAGVVAVPTVVFYAPQHAELGRHLVRFAFCKRDEVLAEAAQRLRELT; translated from the coding sequence GTGACCTCCGCGCCGCACCTCGCCTCCCGGTTGCAGGGCTTCGGGACGACGGTCTTCGCCGAGATGAGCGCGCTCGCCGTCGCCACCGGCGCGATCAACCTGGGCCAGGGCTTCCCCGACGAGCCCGGCCCGGCTGAGGTGCTCGACGTGGCCCGGGCGGCGATCGGCACCGCGCACGACCAGTACCCGCCGGGCCCCGGGCAGCCCGACCTGCGGGCCGCGATCGCCGAGCACCAGCAGCGGTTCCACGGGCTGGCGTACGACCCGGCCGACGAGGTGCTGGTCACCGCCGGGGCCACCGAGGCGCTCACCGCCGCGCTGCTCGGGCTGCTGGAGCCCGGCGACGAGGTGGTGCTCTTCGAGCCGATGTACGACAGCTACGCCGCGGCGGTCGCGATGGCCGGCGGGGTGCTGCGCCCGGTCCCGCTGCGCCCGCCGCCCGCGGTCGCCGGCGAGGTCGCCACGGGCCGGTGGACCTTCGACGAGGCCGAGCTGCGCGCGGCGGTCACCCCGCGGGCGCGGCTGCTGCTGCTCAACACCCCGCACAACCCGACCGGCAAGGTCTTCACCCGCGCCGAGTTGGCGGTGCTGGCCGAGGTGGCCGGCGCCGCGGACCTGCTGGTGCTCACCGACGAGGTCTACGAGCACCTGGTGTTCGACGGTGCCGAGCACGTCTCGATCGCCACGCTGCCCGGCATGCGCGAGCGCACCCTGGTGGTCAGCAGCGGCGGCAAGACGTTCAGCACGACCGGCTGGAAGACCGGCTGGATCTGCGGCCCGGCGTCGCTGGTGGCGGCGGCCCGCACCGCGAAGCAGTACCTCACCTTCGTCAACGGCGGGCCGTTCCAGCCCGCGATCGCCGCCGGGCTGCGGCTGCCCGACTCGTACTTCACCCGCGTCGCCGCGGACCTGCAGCGCCGCCGCGACCTGCTGGTCGCCGGGCTGGCCGAGGCCGGGCTGCCGGTGGTGAGCCCGGAGGCCACCTACTTCGCCACCGTCGACGTCCGCCCGCGGCAGCCCGACGGCGACGGCATCGCCTTCTGCCGGACGCTGCCCGGGCGCGCCGGGGTGGTCGCCGTCCCGACCGTGGTCTTCTATGCCCCGCAGCACGCGGAGCTGGGGCGGCACCTGGTGCGCTTCGCCTTCTGCAAGCGTGACGAGGTGCTGGCCGAGGCGGCCCAGCGGTTGAGGGAGCTCACATGA
- a CDS encoding nitrilase-related carbon-nitrogen hydrolase, which yields MRIAAVQHDIVWEDRDANFARLAPQVARAAGAGAELVLLTETFSTGFSMTPGIGEPEGGPSSQFLAAQAAEHGVWVAGTCPETDVEGELPYNTFVLAGPDGTAHRYRKLHPFADERNRFRSGTGPVTVEVGGLRVTPFICYDLRFANVFWAAAPDTDVYLVPANWPSPRRHHWSALLQARAIENQAYVVGGNRVGTAGDGTEHAGDSRIVSPMGELLATASGVETIVLADVDAAEVAATRDRFPFLGDRRDLASRPG from the coding sequence ATGAGGATCGCGGCAGTGCAGCACGACATCGTCTGGGAGGACCGGGACGCGAACTTCGCGCGGCTGGCCCCCCAGGTGGCCCGCGCGGCCGGCGCCGGCGCGGAACTCGTGCTGCTCACCGAGACCTTCTCCACGGGGTTCTCCATGACGCCCGGGATCGGGGAGCCGGAGGGCGGTCCGTCGTCGCAGTTCCTCGCCGCCCAGGCGGCCGAGCACGGCGTCTGGGTGGCCGGCACCTGCCCGGAGACCGACGTCGAGGGCGAGCTGCCCTACAACACGTTCGTGCTCGCCGGCCCCGACGGCACCGCCCACCGCTACCGCAAGCTGCACCCCTTCGCCGACGAGCGGAACCGGTTCCGGTCCGGCACCGGCCCGGTCACCGTCGAGGTCGGCGGACTGCGGGTCACCCCGTTCATCTGCTACGACCTGCGCTTCGCGAACGTCTTCTGGGCGGCCGCACCGGACACCGACGTCTACCTGGTCCCGGCGAACTGGCCCAGCCCGCGCCGGCACCACTGGTCGGCGTTGCTGCAGGCGCGGGCGATCGAGAACCAGGCCTACGTGGTCGGCGGCAACCGGGTCGGCACGGCCGGCGACGGCACCGAGCACGCCGGGGACAGCCGGATCGTGAGCCCGATGGGCGAGCTGCTGGCCACCGCGTCGGGGGTGGAGACGATCGTGCTGGCCGACGTCGACGCCGCCGAGGTCGCCGCCACCCGCGACCGGTTCCCCTTCCTCGGCGACCGGCGGGACCTGGCCTCCCGGCCCGGCTGA
- a CDS encoding cold-shock protein — translation MRWFNAEKGFGFIEPDEGGDDVFVHFSAIADDGGYRSLDEGQRVEYSASPGQRGMQADSVQPL, via the coding sequence GTGCGCTGGTTCAACGCCGAGAAGGGCTTCGGGTTCATCGAGCCCGACGAGGGCGGGGACGACGTGTTCGTGCACTTCTCCGCCATCGCCGACGACGGCGGCTACCGCAGCCTGGACGAGGGGCAGCGGGTCGAGTACTCCGCCAGCCCCGGCCAGCGCGGCATGCAGGCCGACTCCGTCCAGCCGCTGTGA